CCGTCGTTCCACTTGAACTTCAGCGCGTAGTTGCCGATCTTCTCCACCGAAGTTGGCTTGGCAGGCGCCTGGTACATGGTGAAGAGCTCCTTGGGTTTCGGCTTTGGCTCACCCGGCTTGCGGCCGGTATGCTGACGCTCTTCATGACAGGTGGCGCAGGGGCAGGCGTCGCGCAGCCAGGGGAAGGTCCACTTCGAGTGATGGCCGTCCTTCCACTCGATCTCGACTCCTTCGCCGGAGGTCAGGTGCACGCGAACCTTGGCCGGAGTAACCGCCTCGCGCGGCAGACAGTTGTCCTGCGCGGCGTCGGCCAGCGCCTCTTCCCGGCTTACGAAACGGATGCCTTCGTGACTCATACAGCTTCTATTTTAGGCGCTTTTCGTTGGCGACGAATCAGATCCCATACCAGGCAACATAGAAGCAGATTCCCCCGCTGCTCTTCACCCCAGCCGGCAAAGCTGGCTAGGGGCCCCCGGCTACGAAACGACAAAAAAATCAAATCGCATTGCGGTAGAAGAACCAGCCGGCGACGGCACAGCCAATGATGACCACCAGGGCTCGCAGCACGTTGCCGTTCATACGCCGGGCATAGCGGGCGCCAAGCCATCCGCCCAGTCCGGCAAAGATCATCGCTACCAGGCAGAAATGCCAGACCACCGCTCCGCGCACGATAAAGGTAACCACAGCGGAGAAGTTCGAGACGCACGCGCCGAGGACTTTGAGCGAGTTCAACTGGTTCATCTCTTCCACGCCGAAGAGCGCCAACACCGTCATGATGAGGAACCCCGCGCCCGCGCCGAAGTAGCCGATATAGAAAGTAACCGGAAGCAGGCAGAGCAGCACGTAAAGCGCCGGCACCTTGTGCTCGAGGTGCGGATGCTCACTTCGGTTGCGCAGCCAGCGGGAGATGTGTCCGCTGACGCCGAAGAGCAACGATGCCGCCAGCAGCATCCACGGCAGCACGTGCAGAAAGGTCTGCTGCTGTGTGTGCAGCAGAATGATCGCTCCTCCGATGCCGCCGATCACTGAGGCGACAACTACAACCCAGGCCGTATCGCGCCGCAGATCTTCACGCAACGCGGCAAGCGAGGTAAGCTGCCCCGGCCAGATAGCCACCGTGTTGGTTGCGTTCGCCTGGATGGGAGGCACGCCCACCGCCAGCATCGCCGGAAAGGAGACGAACGAGCCTCCGCCCGCGAGCGCGTTCATCACGCCTGCGATAAAGGATGCAAGAATCAGCCAGAGATAGTGGCCGTGCGTGGTGAGGTAAGCGGGCATTGTCTTTATTGTAGGTTGTCAAATGCGCTGCTTGAAAAGCGGGTCCTTCACTACGTTCAGGATGACAAATTTATGACAAGAGCTTCTGAACAGCCTGATGGCCAACGCTCCCACCTGCGAATATGCCACCCATCGCGTTGCGATGGATGGAGCACCAAGCGTGTGGGCTGTTCCATGCTCGCCGATATGCCCTGAGACCTTAGAAATGCAAAAAGAGGAGGCCGAGGCCTCCTCTTTTTGTTCGGTTGAACAATGAATTAGATGTCGAGGTTCTTTACATCGAGCGCGTTCTCTTCGATGAACCGGCGGCGGCTTTCAACGTCTTCGCCCATCAGTGTGGTGAAGATCTCTTCCGTGCCGGCAATGTCCTCGAGCTTCACTTCGAGCAGCGTACGGCGATCGGGGTCCATGGTGGTCTCCCAGAGCTGTTCGGCAGTCATCTCGCCGAGGCCCTTGTAACGCTGTACGTCGTACTCTTTACGGCCCTGCTCGATGACGAACTCGAAGAGGTCACGTGCGGACTTCTTCTCGACCGGATCCTGCGGCAGCTTGGAGGCGCGCTTGGTGCCCTTGTTCTGCACGGCGGTGCCGGGAGCGGCAGCGGCCTCGGCAACGCCTTCGGTCTGCTGCTCTTCGACGATGTCGTCCGCATCGGCCTTGGCGCCCTTCTGCACGTACTCGATCATGAACGGTGGCTGGAGCTGTTCCTTGATCTGCGCGTGCTTGCCGAAGAGCTGACGGATCTCAGGCGTGGAAGCAAGCGTCCAGTCGAGCTTGCGCTCAGCGCCATTCGAGTCTGTAAAGCT
This genomic window from Terriglobus albidus contains:
- a CDS encoding DUF971 domain-containing protein; its protein translation is MSHEGIRFVSREEALADAAQDNCLPREAVTPAKVRVHLTSGEGVEIEWKDGHHSKWTFPWLRDACPCATCHEERQHTGRKPGEPKPKPKELFTMYQAPAKPTSVEKIGNYALKFKWNDGHEAGIYSWDHLRRVCNCDACRSTRA
- a CDS encoding sulfite exporter TauE/SafE family protein, which translates into the protein MPAYLTTHGHYLWLILASFIAGVMNALAGGGSFVSFPAMLAVGVPPIQANATNTVAIWPGQLTSLAALREDLRRDTAWVVVVASVIGGIGGAIILLHTQQQTFLHVLPWMLLAASLLFGVSGHISRWLRNRSEHPHLEHKVPALYVLLCLLPVTFYIGYFGAGAGFLIMTVLALFGVEEMNQLNSLKVLGACVSNFSAVVTFIVRGAVVWHFCLVAMIFAGLGGWLGARYARRMNGNVLRALVVIIGCAVAGWFFYRNAI